The following are from one region of the Paenibacillus sp. KS-LC4 genome:
- a CDS encoding RodZ domain-containing protein has product MSNLGALLRKAREERGLTLDDIQETTKIRKRYLEAIETGDHSVLPGSFYLRAFVKNYCEAVGLDTEEVLRLHEKEVPNTITETFTEPVTTRPPRRVQSVGSDRIGKLGFNVMMWSFLILIVAVVWIFVINQKDKPSDMIDQGTKITDESAPPTPTPETGATTGAVAPTVTPTPTPTLQEDVTVTFSSKIGKVDHYDVGPGTAVHKLEIKVAGGKSWMEVREGGSKGSALLSENANDGSTLQFELKQPLYINVGRADLVTISVDGVLVPDGDRAGSKKIQLNPAASANAGSPEATVSATP; this is encoded by the coding sequence ATGTCTAATCTTGGAGCGCTGCTCCGCAAGGCGCGTGAAGAACGCGGGCTGACGCTTGACGATATTCAGGAAACGACGAAAATTCGCAAGCGCTACCTCGAGGCCATAGAAACCGGCGATCACAGCGTGCTGCCGGGAAGCTTCTATTTACGAGCCTTCGTGAAAAATTATTGCGAGGCTGTAGGACTTGATACCGAAGAGGTGCTGCGCCTGCACGAGAAGGAAGTACCGAATACGATTACGGAGACGTTTACGGAGCCTGTAACGACAAGACCGCCCAGACGCGTACAGTCTGTCGGCTCTGACCGTATTGGCAAGCTAGGCTTCAATGTGATGATGTGGTCATTTTTGATTTTGATTGTGGCTGTCGTATGGATTTTTGTCATCAATCAAAAAGACAAACCGTCCGATATGATCGATCAAGGAACAAAAATTACCGATGAATCTGCGCCGCCTACGCCGACACCTGAGACTGGAGCGACAACGGGCGCTGTTGCGCCTACGGTTACGCCAACTCCTACACCGACGCTTCAGGAGGACGTGACGGTTACTTTTTCATCGAAAATCGGCAAGGTTGATCATTATGATGTAGGTCCAGGAACAGCCGTTCATAAGCTTGAAATCAAGGTAGCTGGCGGCAAAAGCTGGATGGAAGTTCGCGAAGGTGGATCTAAGGGCAGCGCGCTGCTATCGGAAAATGCTAACGACGGCTCTACGCTGCAATTTGAATTAAAGCAGCCGTTATATATTAATGTAGGCCGTGCAGATCTAGTCACGATTTCAGTTGATGGCGTGCTTGTTCCAGATGGGGATCGGGCAGGCTCGAAAAAAATTCAGCTGAATCCGGCAGCATCAGCGAATGCAGGCAGTCCAGAAGCGACTGTTTCGGCTACGCCGTAA
- a CDS encoding DUF3388 domain-containing protein produces MESKQWYMEYKIHKNRPGLLGDIASLLGMLEVNIMTINGVEDRTRGMLLQTDDEEKIVLLGKMLKKVDNITVNKLRTPTIVDILAVRHGRYIERDSDDRKTFRFTRDELGILVDFLGEVFKREGNQVIGLRGMPRVGKTESIIAGSVCSNKRWAFVSSTLLRQTVRSQLSEEEMNENNIFIIDGIVSTIRSNERHHALLQEIMAMPSTKVIEHPDIFIKESQYDHSHFDIIIELRNTPDEEITYESFTANYSDDF; encoded by the coding sequence CTGGAATCAAAACAATGGTATATGGAATATAAGATACATAAGAACAGGCCAGGCTTGCTCGGTGATATCGCTTCTTTGCTCGGTATGCTGGAAGTAAATATAATGACGATTAACGGTGTGGAAGACCGAACGCGTGGCATGCTGCTGCAAACCGATGATGAAGAAAAAATCGTGCTGCTCGGCAAAATGCTCAAAAAGGTTGATAACATTACCGTGAACAAGCTGCGTACGCCAACTATTGTAGACATTTTGGCTGTGCGTCATGGAAGATATATCGAACGTGATTCTGACGATCGCAAAACATTCCGTTTCACACGTGATGAGCTTGGAATTCTCGTTGATTTTCTAGGCGAGGTGTTTAAACGCGAAGGCAATCAGGTAATAGGTTTACGTGGTATGCCGCGCGTAGGAAAAACGGAATCCATTATCGCTGGCAGCGTATGCTCAAATAAACGATGGGCGTTTGTTTCTTCTACGCTTCTCCGCCAAACGGTAAGAAGCCAGCTTTCGGAAGAAGAAATGAATGAAAATAATATTTTTATCATTGACGGCATTGTAAGCACGATTCGTTCCAATGAGCGCCATCATGCCTTGCTGCAAGAAATTATGGCTATGCCTTCGACGAAGGTCATTGAGCATCCCGATATTTTCATTAAAGAATCCCAATACGATCACAGCCATTTTGATATTATAATAGAGCTGCGCAATACGCCGGATGAGGAAATAACGTACGAATCGTTCACTGCAAATTACTCGGATGATTTTTAA
- a CDS encoding DUF3243 domain-containing protein produces the protein MSTVLTNFDTWKQFLADKVQHAKEIGMDDESIASLAFEIGSFLDEKVDPKNEEQRVLKELWDAGDDSERKVLARLMLKLVQKA, from the coding sequence ATGTCAACCGTTCTTACAAACTTCGATACGTGGAAGCAATTTTTGGCTGACAAGGTCCAGCATGCGAAGGAAATCGGGATGGACGATGAGTCCATAGCCAGCCTTGCCTTCGAAATCGGATCTTTTCTTGATGAAAAGGTCGATCCGAAAAATGAGGAGCAGCGCGTATTAAAGGAGCTGTGGGATGCAGGCGACGATTCCGAGCGCAAGGTTCTAGCTCGTCTCATGCTTAAGCTTGTACAAAAGGCGTAA
- a CDS encoding SDR family oxidoreductase, which translates to MTVLITGGSRGIGAAIARRFAAEGMNVVIHYLNAHEAANETARECLQLGGDAMTISADLRSKEQLLRMRDKLEAHNRMPDILVNNGGVAHYGMLMDVSEEEWDDLMAVNLKGMFLCSQIFMPHMIENRFGRIINVSSVWGISGASCEVLYSTSKGGMNAFTKALAKELAPSGVTVNAVAPGAVNTEMMDGFNEDEKTALEQEIPLGRLGQPDEVASLVYFLSLPESSYITGQVISPNGGWHT; encoded by the coding sequence ATGACTGTGCTTATTACAGGGGGAAGCCGTGGCATCGGCGCCGCAATTGCGCGGCGCTTCGCGGCAGAAGGCATGAATGTCGTCATCCATTACTTGAATGCCCATGAGGCGGCAAATGAAACGGCGAGGGAATGCTTGCAGCTTGGCGGAGATGCAATGACTATTTCCGCTGATTTGCGCTCTAAGGAGCAGCTGCTGCGTATGCGAGACAAGCTAGAGGCGCATAACCGAATGCCTGATATCCTCGTTAATAATGGCGGTGTCGCGCATTACGGCATGCTGATGGACGTATCGGAGGAAGAATGGGACGACCTGATGGCCGTTAATCTTAAGGGAATGTTTTTATGCAGCCAAATTTTTATGCCGCACATGATCGAAAATCGTTTTGGCCGTATCATTAATGTTTCTTCCGTTTGGGGGATATCGGGCGCCTCCTGTGAAGTGCTGTATTCCACCTCCAAGGGGGGAATGAACGCTTTTACGAAAGCTTTGGCTAAGGAACTGGCTCCGTCGGGCGTTACGGTCAACGCGGTTGCTCCAGGTGCGGTCAACACGGAAATGATGGATGGGTTTAATGAGGATGAGAAGACAGCGCTGGAGCAGGAAATTCCGCTGGGCCGCCTTGGCCAGCCGGATGAAGTTGCCTCGCTCGTTTATTTTCTTTCCCTTCCGGAATCCTCTTACATTACAGGCCAAGTCATTAGCCCGAATGGCGGTTGGCATACGTAA
- a CDS encoding YajQ family cyclic di-GMP-binding protein — translation MSSESSFDIVSKVDMQELNNAIQQAEREIETRFDFKGSKSSIKLENEELVLVSDDEYKLNSVIDILQSKMIKRGVPIKNMDYGKIQSASANTVRQHVKLKQGIDQEHSKKINILIRDSKLKVKSLIQGDQIRVSGKSRDDLQAVMNLLRGANLPIELQFTNYR, via the coding sequence ATGTCTTCAGAAAGTTCATTTGATATTGTGTCCAAGGTGGATATGCAGGAGCTAAACAATGCGATTCAGCAGGCGGAGCGTGAAATTGAGACGCGCTTTGATTTTAAAGGAAGCAAGAGCAGCATTAAGCTTGAAAATGAAGAGCTGGTTCTCGTTTCTGACGATGAATATAAACTCAACAGCGTTATTGATATTTTGCAATCGAAAATGATTAAACGCGGCGTGCCGATCAAAAATATGGATTACGGCAAAATCCAGTCAGCTTCGGCGAATACCGTTCGCCAGCATGTTAAGCTCAAGCAGGGCATTGATCAGGAGCATTCAAAAAAAATTAATATTTTGATTCGCGATTCGAAGCTGAAGGTGAAAAGCCTGATACAAGGAGACCAAATTCGCGTAAGCGGCAAGAGTCGTGATGATTTGCAAGCCGTTATGAATTTACTTCGCGGTGCTAATTTGCCGATTGAGCTGCAATTCACAAATTATCGCTAA
- a CDS encoding pitrilysin family protein — MQPLEYKGVQETLYREVLDNGLEVIVLPKEGFHKTYATFSTKYGSVDNWFAVGEGEAVKVPDGIAHFLEHKMFEEPTGDIFATFASQGASANAFTSFDRTVYLFSATEQIPANLETLINFVQNPYFTDKNVDKEKGIIEQEINMYKDNADWRVYFGLIDALYHTHPVHIDIAGTVESIYQIDKETLYKCYETFYHPSNMLLFVVGGVDAKEVFELVRSNQAAKNFKPQGEIRRLFEEEPTSVKTPHKVTKLPVSLPKCMFGFKEKNTSLSSEQLLRQEVTSKLMLDVLFGPSSALYEELYESQLISDSFGTEYNANPGYAFSVLGGDTPDPKQLLARVKAAIEQALESGLDEIAFERSKKKKIGGYLRMLNSPESIAGEFTRYRFRDSDMFDVLPLYESCTLEQANERLREHFDFNQLAVSIVEKPDA; from the coding sequence GTGCAACCATTGGAATATAAGGGCGTACAGGAGACGCTTTATCGTGAAGTGCTAGATAATGGACTTGAAGTCATCGTGCTGCCTAAAGAGGGCTTTCATAAAACATACGCTACATTTTCCACGAAATACGGCTCAGTTGATAATTGGTTTGCAGTCGGCGAAGGGGAAGCGGTCAAAGTGCCGGACGGGATTGCTCACTTTTTGGAGCACAAAATGTTCGAGGAGCCGACAGGCGATATTTTTGCTACGTTTGCGTCCCAAGGTGCATCCGCGAACGCTTTCACAAGCTTCGACCGCACGGTATATTTGTTTTCGGCGACGGAGCAAATTCCTGCCAACCTGGAGACGCTCATTAATTTTGTGCAAAATCCTTATTTCACCGACAAGAATGTGGACAAGGAAAAAGGCATTATTGAGCAGGAAATCAATATGTACAAGGATAATGCCGACTGGCGCGTTTATTTTGGGCTTATTGATGCGCTGTACCACACCCATCCGGTGCATATTGATATTGCCGGCACTGTGGAGTCGATTTATCAAATTGATAAGGAGACGCTGTATAAGTGCTATGAAACGTTTTACCATCCCTCCAATATGCTGCTGTTCGTCGTTGGCGGCGTAGATGCGAAGGAAGTATTTGAGCTTGTAAGAAGCAATCAAGCAGCCAAAAACTTCAAGCCGCAGGGCGAAATTCGCCGACTGTTTGAGGAAGAGCCGACTTCGGTTAAAACACCGCATAAAGTGACGAAGCTTCCGGTCTCGCTGCCGAAATGCATGTTTGGCTTTAAGGAAAAAAATACGAGTTTATCCAGCGAGCAATTGCTGCGTCAGGAAGTTACCTCCAAGCTGATGCTCGATGTTTTGTTTGGACCGAGCTCGGCTTTGTATGAAGAGCTCTACGAAAGCCAGCTCATTTCCGATTCCTTTGGAACCGAATATAATGCCAATCCGGGCTATGCGTTCTCTGTACTTGGCGGAGATACTCCTGATCCAAAGCAACTGCTGGCTCGTGTAAAGGCTGCTATTGAGCAAGCGCTTGAGAGCGGACTCGATGAAATCGCCTTTGAACGCTCAAAAAAGAAAAAAATCGGCGGTTATTTGCGGATGCTGAATTCCCCTGAATCCATCGCTGGCGAATTTACGCGCTACCGCTTCCGCGACAGTGATATGTTTGATGTGCTGCCATTGTACGAGAGCTGCACGCTTGAACAGGCGAATGAGCGGCTGCGTGAGCATTTTGATTTTAATCAGCTGGCTGTATCAATAGTGGAGAAGCCTGACGCGTGA